In a single window of the Arachis hypogaea cultivar Tifrunner chromosome 6, arahy.Tifrunner.gnm2.J5K5, whole genome shotgun sequence genome:
- the LOC112695717 gene encoding probable pre-mRNA-splicing factor ATP-dependent RNA helicase DEAH2 isoform X2 yields MMIACTQPRRVAAMSVSRRVAEEMDVTIGEEVGYSIRFEDCSSSRTVLKYLTDGMLLREAMTDPLLEQYKVIILDEAHERTLATDVLFGLIKEVLKNRHDLKLVVMSATLEAEKFQGYFSGAPLMKVPGRLHPVEIFYTQEPERDYLEAAIRTVMQIHMGEPSGDILVFLTGEEEIEDACRKISKEISNLGDQVGPVKVVSLYSTLPPAMQQKIFEPPPPPLKEGGPPGRKIIVSTNIAETSLTIDGIVYVIDPGFSKQKVYNPRVRVESLLVSPISKASAHQRSGRAGRTQPGKCFRLYTEKSFNNDLQPQTYPEILRSNLANSVLTLKKLGIDDLVHFDFMDPPAPETLMRALEVLNYLGALDDDGTLTKLGEIMSEFPLDPQMSKMLIVSPEFNCSNEILSMCAMLSAPNCFVRPREVQKAADEAKARFGHIDGDHLTLLNVYHAYKQNNEDPSWCYDNFVNQRALKSADNVRQQLVRIMARFSLKLCSTDFNSRDYYINIRKAMLAGYFMQVAHLGRTGHYLTVKDNQVVHLHPSTCLDHKPEWVIYNEYVLTSRNFIRTVTDIRGGWLVDIAPHYYDLSNFPHCEAKGVLERLYKKKKKGKEEARKHK; encoded by the exons ATGATGATTGCGTGCACTCAGCCTCGGAGAGTGGCTGCAATGTCTGTTTCCCGGCGTGTGGCTGAAGAGATGGATGTAACGATTGGAGAAGAGGTTGGTTATAGTATCAGATTTGAAGACTGCAGCAGTTCAAGGACAGTTTTGAA GTATCTCACAGATGGTATGCTTTTAAGAGAAGCAATGACAGATCCACTCTTGGAACAATATAAAGTAATTATTCTCGATGAGGCACATGAAAGGACTTTGGCTACAGATGTGCTATTTGGCCTTATAAAGGAAGTTCTTAAAAATAGACATGACTTAAAGTTAGTCGTAATGAGTGCGACTCTAGAAGCTGAAAAGTTCCAGGGCTACTTTAGTGGTGCCCCTCTTATGAAAGTTCCAGGAAGGCTGCATCCTGTTGAAATTTTTTATACTCAGGAACCTGAAAGAGATTACCTGGAGGCTGCTATTAGGACGGTGATGCAGATACACATGGGCGAACCTTCTGGGGATATACTTGTTTTTCTAACGGGAGAGGAAGAGATAGAAGATGCATGCCGCAAAATATCTAAAGAAATTTCAAATTTGGGAGATCAGGTGGGCCCTGTGAAAGTGGTATCCCTCTATTCCACTCTTCCCCCAGCTATGCAGCAGAAAATTTTTgaaccacctccacctccactaAAGGAGGGTGGGCCTCCTGGAAGGAAAATTATTGTGTCAACAAACATAGCTGAAACCTCCTTAACAATTGATGGCATTGTCTATGTTATTGACCCTGGTTTCTCTAAGCAGAAGGTTTATAACCCACGAGTTCGTGTTGAGTCTTTATTAGTGTCACCAATATCAAAAGCAAGTGCGCATCAGAGATCAGGACGTGCTGGAAGAACTCAACCAGGGAAATGTTTTAGACTTTATACTGAGAAAAGTTTCAATAACGATCTACAGCCTCAGACCTATCCCGAAATTTTGAGATCAAATCTTGCCAACTCTGTTCTTACCTTGAAGAAACTGGGTATAGATGATTTAGTGCATTTTGATTTCATGGACCCTCCTGCCCCTGAGACCTTGATGCGTGCATTGGAAGTGTTGAATTACTTGGGAGCACTGGACGATGATGGTACCTTAACAAAGTTGGGAGAGATTATGAGTGAATTTCCCTTGGATCCACAGATGTCAAAGATGCTTATTGTGAGTCCCGAATTCAACTGTTCAAATGAGATTCTGTCAATGTGTGCCATGCTTTCAG CCCCCAATTGCTTTGTCCGGCCTAGGGAAGTACAAAAAGCTGCTGATGAAGCTAAAGCTAGGTTTGGGCACATTGATGGGGATCATCTCACACTCTTGAATGTCTACCATGCATACAAGCAAAATA ATGAGGATCCCTCTTGGTGCTACGATAACTTTGTTAATCAAAGGGCACTGAAATCAGCTGATAATGTTAGACAACAGTTAGTGCGTATCATGGCCCGGTTTAGCCTCAAGTTATGCAGCACCGACTTCAATAGCCGTGACTACTACATCAACATAAGGAAAGCTATGCTAGCTGGATATTTCATGCAGGTAGCTCATCTGGGGCGAACAGGACATTACTTGACAGTGAAAGACAATCAG GTGGTGCATTTGCATCCATCAACTTGTCTTGACCACAAACCTGAATGGGTTATCTATAATGAATATGTTCTTACTAGTCGAAATTTTATTCGCACTGTGACGGACATTCGTGGGGGGTG GTTGGTTGATATAGCACCACACTACTATGATTTGTCAAATTTTCCTCATTGTGAGGCCAAGGGTGTTCTTGAGAGACtctacaagaagaaaaagaagggaaaggaggaagcCAGGAAGCACAAATGA
- the LOC112695717 gene encoding probable pre-mRNA-splicing factor ATP-dependent RNA helicase DEAH2 isoform X1, with amino-acid sequence MSESGGGATNNNHLINRWTGRPFSQRYFEILEKRKSLPVWQQKHQFLRTLAHNQILILVGETGSGKTTQIPQFVLNAVDLETPDKCRKMMIACTQPRRVAAMSVSRRVAEEMDVTIGEEVGYSIRFEDCSSSRTVLKYLTDGMLLREAMTDPLLEQYKVIILDEAHERTLATDVLFGLIKEVLKNRHDLKLVVMSATLEAEKFQGYFSGAPLMKVPGRLHPVEIFYTQEPERDYLEAAIRTVMQIHMGEPSGDILVFLTGEEEIEDACRKISKEISNLGDQVGPVKVVSLYSTLPPAMQQKIFEPPPPPLKEGGPPGRKIIVSTNIAETSLTIDGIVYVIDPGFSKQKVYNPRVRVESLLVSPISKASAHQRSGRAGRTQPGKCFRLYTEKSFNNDLQPQTYPEILRSNLANSVLTLKKLGIDDLVHFDFMDPPAPETLMRALEVLNYLGALDDDGTLTKLGEIMSEFPLDPQMSKMLIVSPEFNCSNEILSMCAMLSAPNCFVRPREVQKAADEAKARFGHIDGDHLTLLNVYHAYKQNNEDPSWCYDNFVNQRALKSADNVRQQLVRIMARFSLKLCSTDFNSRDYYINIRKAMLAGYFMQVAHLGRTGHYLTVKDNQVVHLHPSTCLDHKPEWVIYNEYVLTSRNFIRTVTDIRGGWLVDIAPHYYDLSNFPHCEAKGVLERLYKKKKKGKEEARKHK; translated from the exons ATGTCGGAATCCGGCGGCGGAGCcaccaacaacaaccacctcatcAATCGGTGGACCGGGAGGCCTTTTTCGCAGAGGTACTTTGAGATTCtggagaagaggaagagtctTCCCGTTTGGCAGCAGAAACACCAGTTCTTGCGAACTCTCGCCCATAACCAGATTCTCATTCTCGTCGGTGAAACTGGCAGTGGCAAAACCACGcag ATTCCTCAATTTGTTTTGAATGCTGTTGATTTAGAAACACCAGATAAATGCAGGAAGATGATGATTGCGTGCACTCAGCCTCGGAGAGTGGCTGCAATGTCTGTTTCCCGGCGTGTGGCTGAAGAGATGGATGTAACGATTGGAGAAGAGGTTGGTTATAGTATCAGATTTGAAGACTGCAGCAGTTCAAGGACAGTTTTGAA GTATCTCACAGATGGTATGCTTTTAAGAGAAGCAATGACAGATCCACTCTTGGAACAATATAAAGTAATTATTCTCGATGAGGCACATGAAAGGACTTTGGCTACAGATGTGCTATTTGGCCTTATAAAGGAAGTTCTTAAAAATAGACATGACTTAAAGTTAGTCGTAATGAGTGCGACTCTAGAAGCTGAAAAGTTCCAGGGCTACTTTAGTGGTGCCCCTCTTATGAAAGTTCCAGGAAGGCTGCATCCTGTTGAAATTTTTTATACTCAGGAACCTGAAAGAGATTACCTGGAGGCTGCTATTAGGACGGTGATGCAGATACACATGGGCGAACCTTCTGGGGATATACTTGTTTTTCTAACGGGAGAGGAAGAGATAGAAGATGCATGCCGCAAAATATCTAAAGAAATTTCAAATTTGGGAGATCAGGTGGGCCCTGTGAAAGTGGTATCCCTCTATTCCACTCTTCCCCCAGCTATGCAGCAGAAAATTTTTgaaccacctccacctccactaAAGGAGGGTGGGCCTCCTGGAAGGAAAATTATTGTGTCAACAAACATAGCTGAAACCTCCTTAACAATTGATGGCATTGTCTATGTTATTGACCCTGGTTTCTCTAAGCAGAAGGTTTATAACCCACGAGTTCGTGTTGAGTCTTTATTAGTGTCACCAATATCAAAAGCAAGTGCGCATCAGAGATCAGGACGTGCTGGAAGAACTCAACCAGGGAAATGTTTTAGACTTTATACTGAGAAAAGTTTCAATAACGATCTACAGCCTCAGACCTATCCCGAAATTTTGAGATCAAATCTTGCCAACTCTGTTCTTACCTTGAAGAAACTGGGTATAGATGATTTAGTGCATTTTGATTTCATGGACCCTCCTGCCCCTGAGACCTTGATGCGTGCATTGGAAGTGTTGAATTACTTGGGAGCACTGGACGATGATGGTACCTTAACAAAGTTGGGAGAGATTATGAGTGAATTTCCCTTGGATCCACAGATGTCAAAGATGCTTATTGTGAGTCCCGAATTCAACTGTTCAAATGAGATTCTGTCAATGTGTGCCATGCTTTCAG CCCCCAATTGCTTTGTCCGGCCTAGGGAAGTACAAAAAGCTGCTGATGAAGCTAAAGCTAGGTTTGGGCACATTGATGGGGATCATCTCACACTCTTGAATGTCTACCATGCATACAAGCAAAATA ATGAGGATCCCTCTTGGTGCTACGATAACTTTGTTAATCAAAGGGCACTGAAATCAGCTGATAATGTTAGACAACAGTTAGTGCGTATCATGGCCCGGTTTAGCCTCAAGTTATGCAGCACCGACTTCAATAGCCGTGACTACTACATCAACATAAGGAAAGCTATGCTAGCTGGATATTTCATGCAGGTAGCTCATCTGGGGCGAACAGGACATTACTTGACAGTGAAAGACAATCAG GTGGTGCATTTGCATCCATCAACTTGTCTTGACCACAAACCTGAATGGGTTATCTATAATGAATATGTTCTTACTAGTCGAAATTTTATTCGCACTGTGACGGACATTCGTGGGGGGTG GTTGGTTGATATAGCACCACACTACTATGATTTGTCAAATTTTCCTCATTGTGAGGCCAAGGGTGTTCTTGAGAGACtctacaagaagaaaaagaagggaaaggaggaagcCAGGAAGCACAAATGA